In one window of Silvanigrella paludirubra DNA:
- a CDS encoding SDR family NAD(P)-dependent oxidoreductase gives MNVNKLAFQKKYGPWAIVTGASDGIGRAMAIEIANLGLNLIIVARNHERLEALGNEIQKEYKVTVKAIAIDLSIINSVKNLNSQIEEYEIGLFAAIAGFGTSGYFFKANINDELNMIDVNCRSVVEQTYYFANKFISQKRGGIILMGSLVGFQGVPFASNYSATKSFIQNFAEGIYFELKPFGVDVLCSAPGPVLSGFGARAKMKMGNSSSPEEVAKETILALGEKLTVRPGFLSKFLGWSLIILPRLLRILIMRMIMNNMIQLNSK, from the coding sequence ATGAATGTAAATAAACTTGCATTTCAAAAAAAATATGGACCTTGGGCTATAGTTACAGGAGCCTCAGATGGCATTGGTCGAGCAATGGCAATTGAAATTGCTAATTTGGGGCTGAATTTAATCATTGTGGCACGAAATCACGAACGTTTAGAAGCTTTGGGAAATGAAATACAAAAGGAATATAAAGTAACTGTTAAAGCAATAGCAATTGATCTTTCTATCATAAATTCCGTTAAAAACTTAAATTCGCAAATTGAAGAATATGAAATTGGATTGTTTGCTGCAATCGCTGGTTTTGGAACGTCAGGTTATTTTTTTAAAGCGAACATAAATGATGAATTAAATATGATAGATGTGAATTGCCGAAGTGTTGTAGAACAAACTTATTATTTTGCGAATAAGTTTATTTCTCAAAAGAGAGGTGGAATTATATTAATGGGTTCATTAGTAGGCTTTCAAGGTGTTCCATTTGCTTCTAATTATTCAGCAACTAAATCTTTTATTCAAAATTTTGCAGAAGGGATCTATTTTGAATTAAAGCCATTTGGTGTCGATGTTCTTTGTTCAGCCCCTGGTCCTGTTCTTTCGGGTTTTGGAGCCCGTGCTAAAATGAAAATGGGGAACTCTTCTTCTCCTGAAGAGGTTGCTAAAGAAACAATTTTAGCATTAGGTGAGAAGCTTACAGTTCGTCCTGGATTTTTATCTAAATTTTTAGGTTGGTCTTTAATTATTTTACCTAGATTACTTAGAATTTTAATAATGAGAATGATTATGAATAATATGATTCAATTAAACTCGAAGTAA